In one Corallococcus sp. EGB genomic region, the following are encoded:
- a CDS encoding DUF2203 domain-containing protein: MRFFSVEEASRLVPLLTKTFGRVRPWVERVQKLAEVLDGPEAPPDTAEVRSFREEREELLERIRRELGPLQEMGLEIKGADGLVDFHARRGEEPVYLCWRYGESAVAHWHDVKAGFSGRRPIDSPDDFEPTYLS, translated from the coding sequence ATGCGCTTTTTCAGCGTGGAAGAGGCCAGCCGGCTGGTGCCGTTGCTGACGAAGACCTTCGGGCGTGTGCGCCCCTGGGTGGAGCGCGTGCAGAAGCTGGCCGAGGTGCTGGACGGCCCGGAGGCCCCTCCCGACACCGCCGAGGTGCGCTCCTTCCGCGAGGAGCGCGAGGAGCTCCTGGAGCGCATCCGCCGCGAGTTGGGCCCGCTCCAGGAGATGGGCCTGGAGATCAAGGGCGCGGACGGCCTGGTGGACTTCCACGCGCGGCGCGGCGAGGAGCCCGTCTACCTCTGCTGGCGCTACGGAGAGAGCGCCGTGGCGCACTGGCACGACGTGAAGGCCGGCTTCTCCGGGCGCCGCCCCATCGACAGCCCGGACGACTTCGAGCCCACCTACCTCAGCTGA
- a CDS encoding ornithine cyclodeaminase family protein: MRTLLLNRSAVARNLQALLLLDDLREAFRTDVLARTVAPQRVRAPLHSEGTAMVLFPGCVPGIPAYTVKVHAKFPAQQPAIQGVVHLHDLVTGGLLAVMDSGHLTAVRTGVVGALAADVLARPDATRVAVIGAGRQGVLQLKQLRLVRTLSQVRVHDTNIAHANAYATRMYQELNLPVRVETSVEDAVADADIVVTATWSHQPFLHAGMVRPGTHITALGADEPGKAELSRDLLEQSLFICDHRGLSVSTGAAGAVGLTEDAIHAELGEVLAGLKPGRTSQDQVTVFAGVGLPFQDLATAWHVYQAASGDADVPTLDFNA; this comes from the coding sequence ATGCGCACCCTCCTGCTCAACCGCTCCGCCGTGGCCCGCAACCTCCAGGCGCTCCTGCTCCTGGACGACCTGCGCGAGGCCTTCCGCACCGACGTCCTGGCCCGCACGGTGGCCCCGCAGCGGGTGCGCGCGCCGCTCCACTCGGAGGGCACCGCGATGGTGCTCTTCCCCGGCTGCGTGCCCGGCATCCCCGCGTACACGGTGAAGGTGCACGCGAAGTTCCCCGCGCAGCAGCCCGCAATCCAGGGCGTGGTGCACCTGCACGACCTGGTGACGGGAGGGCTGCTCGCGGTGATGGACTCCGGCCACCTCACCGCCGTGCGCACCGGCGTGGTGGGCGCGCTGGCCGCGGACGTGCTGGCCCGGCCGGACGCGACGCGCGTGGCGGTGATTGGCGCCGGCCGACAGGGCGTGCTCCAGCTCAAGCAGCTGCGGCTGGTGCGCACGCTCAGCCAGGTGCGCGTCCACGACACGAACATCGCGCACGCGAACGCCTACGCCACGCGCATGTACCAGGAGCTGAACCTGCCCGTGCGCGTGGAGACGTCCGTGGAGGACGCGGTGGCGGACGCGGACATCGTGGTGACGGCGACGTGGAGCCACCAGCCCTTCCTGCACGCGGGCATGGTGCGGCCGGGCACGCACATCACCGCGCTGGGCGCGGACGAGCCGGGCAAGGCGGAGCTGTCCAGGGATTTGCTCGAGCAGTCGCTGTTCATCTGCGACCACCGCGGCTTGAGCGTCTCCACCGGCGCGGCGGGCGCGGTGGGGCTCACGGAAGACGCCATCCACGCGGAGCTGGGCGAGGTCCTCGCGGGCCTCAAGCCCGGGCGCACCTCCCAGGACCAGGTGACGGTGTTCGCCGGGGTGGGGCTGCCCTTCCAGGACCTGGCCACCGCCTGGCACGTGTACCAGGCGGCGTCCGGCGACGCGGACGTGCCCACGCTCGACTTCAACGCGTAG
- a CDS encoding ATP-binding protein, translated as MDEQARGGSGLPAAEFLRANHEALLADWQQAVMEHLSRVAPARQPWLLDHLPELLTALADAMEQGPEALDEQLGAAHAAARLDAGFNLGEVAREYALLRRCILHRLEARGQRLRSGDLTRLEETLDRVVTRTMTLLWDTKQRILQTLDRMAEATLDGPDMETLLERLLTRLMETALTVDTAAVMLLEGDALVVRAAVGLTTDEVKGLRVPVGLDVSGHAALERKPFFVRSAATDPRVVVEPLRRAELRALYGLPLVDGERVLGVAYMGSRTAFAFTHSDVVLFHAVAERASAHIAQTELHAREHAARNEAERSLALLDSLLDAAPVGIAFLDPDLRYLRINGMLARLNNKAVEAHRGRTLREMVRGGAVAPIEQALRRVLETGQPVLDSLLVGPDPVRGREGTWRADYFPVRTPDGALLGVGCTVVDITDHKRAEVALEQAIDFREELIAVLGHDLRNPLHAVNASAFMLGKAPGLDPAARRSVDRIRKATARMTRMINDILDFARSRLGGGIPVARQHVNMVELCQGMLDELQVVYPERPLLLEVHGDDLWGEWDPDRVTQVLGNLVVNALQHAKSGTPVVTALTAEAVDVVMRVRNEGDPIPPELLPHLFDPFKPSPPPAKSTKQRSLGLGLYIVSEIVQVHQGTVRVETSAGRGTTFTVRWPRVPPPRAYLTP; from the coding sequence GTGGATGAGCAGGCGCGCGGCGGCTCCGGCCTGCCCGCGGCGGAGTTCCTGCGCGCGAACCACGAGGCGCTGCTGGCGGACTGGCAGCAGGCGGTGATGGAGCACCTGAGCCGGGTGGCCCCCGCCCGCCAGCCCTGGCTCCTCGACCACCTGCCGGAGCTGCTCACCGCGCTCGCGGACGCGATGGAGCAGGGGCCGGAGGCGCTGGACGAGCAGCTGGGGGCGGCGCACGCGGCGGCCCGGCTGGATGCGGGCTTCAACCTGGGCGAGGTCGCGCGCGAGTACGCGCTCTTGCGCCGCTGCATCCTCCACCGCCTGGAGGCGCGAGGGCAGCGGCTGCGGTCCGGCGACCTCACGCGGCTGGAGGAGACGCTCGACCGGGTGGTCACCCGGACGATGACGCTTCTCTGGGACACCAAGCAGCGCATCCTCCAGACGCTGGACCGCATGGCCGAGGCGACGCTGGACGGTCCGGACATGGAGACGCTCCTGGAGCGCCTCCTCACCCGGCTGATGGAGACCGCGCTCACCGTGGACACGGCGGCGGTGATGCTGCTGGAGGGGGACGCGCTGGTGGTGCGCGCCGCGGTGGGCCTGACCACGGACGAGGTGAAGGGCCTGCGCGTGCCGGTGGGCCTGGACGTGAGCGGGCATGCGGCGCTGGAGCGGAAGCCCTTCTTCGTCCGCTCGGCCGCCACGGATCCGCGCGTCGTCGTGGAGCCGCTGCGCCGCGCGGAGCTGCGCGCGCTGTACGGCCTGCCGCTCGTGGATGGCGAGCGGGTCCTGGGCGTGGCGTACATGGGGTCGCGCACGGCCTTCGCCTTCACCCACTCCGACGTGGTGCTCTTCCACGCGGTGGCGGAGCGGGCGTCCGCGCACATCGCCCAGACGGAGCTGCACGCGCGCGAGCACGCGGCGCGCAATGAGGCCGAGCGGTCGCTGGCGCTCCTGGATTCGCTGCTGGACGCGGCGCCCGTGGGCATCGCGTTCCTGGATCCGGACCTGCGCTACCTTCGCATCAACGGCATGCTCGCGCGCCTCAACAACAAGGCCGTGGAGGCGCACCGGGGCCGCACGCTGCGGGAGATGGTCCGCGGCGGCGCCGTGGCCCCCATCGAGCAGGCGTTGCGGCGGGTGCTGGAGACGGGGCAGCCCGTGCTGGACTCGCTCCTGGTCGGGCCGGATCCGGTGCGGGGCCGCGAGGGCACCTGGCGCGCGGACTACTTCCCGGTGCGCACGCCGGACGGCGCGCTGCTGGGGGTGGGCTGCACGGTGGTGGACATCACCGACCACAAGCGCGCCGAGGTCGCGCTGGAGCAGGCCATCGACTTCCGCGAGGAGCTCATCGCCGTCCTGGGCCACGACCTGCGCAACCCGCTACACGCGGTGAACGCGTCGGCCTTCATGCTGGGGAAGGCCCCGGGGCTGGACCCGGCCGCGCGCCGCTCCGTGGACCGCATCCGCAAGGCCACGGCGCGGATGACGCGGATGATCAACGACATCCTCGACTTCGCGCGCAGCCGCCTGGGCGGGGGCATCCCCGTGGCGCGCCAGCACGTCAACATGGTGGAGCTGTGCCAGGGCATGCTGGACGAGTTGCAGGTGGTCTATCCGGAGCGGCCCCTCCTGCTGGAGGTGCACGGCGATGACCTGTGGGGGGAGTGGGATCCGGACCGGGTGACGCAGGTGCTGGGCAACCTGGTGGTGAACGCGCTGCAACACGCGAAGAGCGGGACGCCCGTCGTCACCGCCCTCACCGCCGAGGCCGTGGACGTGGTGATGCGGGTGCGCAACGAGGGCGACCCCATTCCCCCGGAGCTGCTGCCGCACCTGTTCGACCCGTTCAAGCCGTCGCCCCCGCCGGCAAAGAGCACCAAGCAGCGCAGCCTGGGGCTGGGGCTCTACATCGTGAGTGAGATCGTCCAGGTGCACCAGGGCACCGTGCGCGTGGAGACCTCCGCAGGCAGGGGCACGACCTTCACCGTGCGCTGGCCCCGCGTCCCCCCGCCGAGGGCCTACCTGACGCCGTGA
- a CDS encoding FAD-binding oxidoreductase, with amino-acid sequence MSETEGKAPVDSPLQAALAAWREAVGEAHVVVEPEALEAARTATFATTQTIPAIVRPADTAQVQACLRIASEHRVPVYPVSAGRNWGYGSRVPPGDGSVLLDLGRMNRILAHDEQLAYLTVEPGVTFRQAAAYLRERGSANFVTTIGGSPDASLVGNALERGDGRGPHSDIFQHVCALEVVLPTGERLETGHARFPGSRAAPVFRWGLGPVLDGLFSQSSLGVVTRMTFWLARKQPWLREFVCAVNDDAQLWDFVDRLQALALDGTLKGSFFFWNDIKAFSVTQQYPYAAVGRTPLPDWAREKFREGFGRWAISGTLTAPDAEFGALLEKRLARALEGAFRPLSFGPEVRDGDGGFQGVPSEANLAMTYWRKRTPQPPDPNPDRDRCGFIWCCVAVPFTGQEAKRATEIADRVPRLFGFEPNLALLAFSPRCLYLITALAYDRDAKGEDARAQACYRALTRELAEAGYHLTRAGLQARESVPAVRDDSPEVRRRLKAAFDPEGILAPGRSEP; translated from the coding sequence GTGAGCGAGACCGAAGGGAAGGCCCCGGTGGACTCCCCGCTCCAGGCGGCCCTGGCCGCGTGGCGGGAGGCCGTGGGCGAGGCGCACGTCGTCGTGGAACCCGAAGCGCTGGAGGCCGCCCGGACGGCCACCTTCGCCACCACGCAGACCATCCCCGCCATCGTGCGGCCCGCGGACACGGCGCAGGTGCAGGCGTGCCTGCGCATCGCGAGCGAGCACCGCGTGCCGGTCTACCCGGTGAGCGCCGGCCGCAACTGGGGCTACGGCTCGCGCGTGCCCCCGGGTGACGGCAGCGTGCTGCTGGACCTGGGGCGCATGAACCGCATCCTCGCGCACGACGAGCAGCTGGCGTACCTCACCGTGGAGCCCGGCGTGACGTTCCGCCAGGCCGCCGCGTACCTGCGCGAGCGCGGCTCCGCCAACTTCGTCACCACCATCGGCGGCTCCCCGGACGCAAGCCTGGTGGGCAACGCGCTGGAGCGCGGCGACGGGCGCGGCCCCCACTCGGACATCTTCCAGCACGTGTGCGCGCTGGAGGTCGTCCTGCCCACGGGCGAGCGCCTGGAGACGGGCCACGCCCGGTTCCCCGGCTCGCGCGCCGCCCCCGTCTTCCGCTGGGGCCTGGGCCCGGTGCTGGACGGCCTGTTCAGCCAGTCCTCCCTGGGCGTGGTGACGCGGATGACGTTCTGGCTCGCGCGCAAGCAGCCCTGGCTGCGCGAGTTCGTCTGCGCCGTGAACGACGACGCGCAGCTGTGGGACTTCGTGGACCGGCTCCAGGCGCTGGCCCTGGATGGCACGCTCAAGGGCAGCTTCTTCTTCTGGAACGACATCAAGGCGTTCAGCGTCACCCAGCAGTACCCCTACGCCGCCGTGGGCCGCACGCCCCTGCCGGACTGGGCCCGCGAGAAGTTCCGCGAGGGCTTCGGCCGCTGGGCCATCAGCGGCACCCTCACCGCCCCGGACGCGGAGTTCGGCGCCCTGCTGGAGAAGCGGCTCGCCCGCGCGCTGGAGGGGGCCTTCCGCCCGCTGTCCTTCGGCCCCGAGGTGCGGGACGGCGACGGCGGCTTCCAGGGCGTCCCCTCCGAGGCCAACCTCGCCATGACCTACTGGCGCAAGCGCACGCCCCAGCCGCCGGACCCGAACCCGGACCGGGACCGCTGCGGCTTCATCTGGTGCTGCGTCGCCGTCCCCTTCACCGGCCAGGAGGCGAAGCGCGCCACGGAGATCGCCGACCGCGTCCCCCGCCTCTTCGGCTTCGAGCCCAACCTGGCCCTCCTCGCCTTCTCCCCGCGCTGCCTCTACCTCATCACCGCGCTCGCCTATGACCGCGACGCGAAGGGCGAGGACGCCCGCGCCCAGGCCTGCTACCGCGCCCTCACCCGTGAATTGGCGGAGGCCGGGTATCACCTGACCCGAGCCGGACTCCAGGCGCGGGAGTCCGTACCGGCCGTGCGGGATGACTCCCCGGAGGTGCGCCGGCGGCTGAAGGCGGCCTTCGACCCCGAGGGAATCCTGGCTCCCGGGAGATCCGAGCCCTGA
- a CDS encoding transposase — protein MARSKRPRVRLLRPKRTQVLAARTYEQLVDRGHPVRAVWAAVEALDMSDFERAIRARAHHAGRAAVDPRLLLALWVYGQMEGLSSAHAIAARLRTDVAYWWLCGGVSVSAHTLSSFMTRSGPAFRALLGKLLDDLYSRGAVLRPRRLAQDGTRVRASAGAASFHRKATLQRRATAAAAAGRCRQGASAKARAACKRAQADLQARAALALAALPAAARRKKRAKGGAHGEPRASLTDPQAQVMRMPDGGFRPAYNAQAVSDVESRLALAGRVTDEGADAAQLLPMVHWVARVLGLKPEAWLVDGAYRNLKAFSALESQGIRVFSPLPARKNLPPPEGRSRGRRGDLTHAWRARMQTPAGKRTYAQRAPTAELLNAQVKERQGLRRLHVRGRKRAEAAWLLALVAHNLLLAIAQGWLDESEGAFLLTP, from the coding sequence ATGGCGAGGAGCAAACGGCCTCGAGTGCGTTTGCTCCGGCCAAAACGGACGCAGGTGCTGGCGGCTCGGACCTACGAGCAGTTGGTTGACCGAGGTCATCCAGTGCGCGCTGTCTGGGCGGCTGTCGAAGCGCTGGACATGTCGGACTTCGAGCGCGCCATCCGTGCGCGCGCGCATCACGCGGGTCGTGCGGCGGTGGACCCGCGGTTGTTGCTGGCGCTGTGGGTGTATGGGCAGATGGAGGGCCTCTCCAGCGCTCACGCCATTGCAGCCAGGCTGCGTACGGACGTTGCGTACTGGTGGTTGTGCGGCGGCGTCAGTGTGTCGGCGCATACGTTGTCCTCCTTCATGACACGCTCAGGCCCTGCCTTCCGGGCGTTGCTGGGCAAGCTGCTGGATGACCTGTACAGCCGCGGTGCCGTGCTCCGGCCACGACGACTCGCGCAGGACGGCACGCGTGTACGTGCTTCAGCAGGGGCTGCCTCATTTCACCGAAAGGCCACTCTGCAGAGGCGGGCAACCGCGGCGGCTGCCGCCGGCCGGTGCCGACAGGGCGCGAGCGCCAAGGCACGTGCAGCATGCAAGCGCGCTCAGGCCGATTTACAGGCCCGGGCGGCGCTCGCACTCGCTGCATTGCCGGCGGCAGCACGCCGTAAGAAACGTGCGAAGGGGGGCGCTCATGGCGAGCCCCGAGCCTCTCTCACCGACCCACAGGCCCAGGTGATGCGCATGCCAGACGGCGGCTTCCGTCCCGCCTACAACGCGCAGGCCGTCTCGGACGTCGAGAGCCGGTTGGCATTGGCTGGTCGTGTCACCGATGAGGGGGCGGACGCTGCGCAGCTGCTCCCCATGGTGCACTGGGTGGCCCGCGTCCTGGGACTCAAGCCCGAAGCCTGGCTGGTGGACGGGGCCTATCGGAATCTCAAGGCCTTCTCCGCGCTTGAGTCGCAGGGCATTCGTGTCTTTTCTCCCTTACCGGCGCGCAAGAACCTGCCTCCTCCGGAGGGGCGGAGCAGGGGCCGACGAGGCGACCTCACCCATGCGTGGCGTGCGCGGATGCAGACACCCGCCGGCAAGCGCACCTACGCCCAGCGCGCACCGACGGCGGAGTTGCTCAATGCGCAGGTCAAGGAGCGCCAAGGACTGCGCAGGCTTCACGTACGAGGTCGCAAGCGAGCCGAAGCCGCGTGGTTGCTCGCACTCGTCGCCCACAACCTCCTGCTCGCCATCGCGCAAGGGTGGCTCGACGAGTCGGAAGGGGCATTTCTTCTCACCCCCTGA
- a CDS encoding PAS domain S-box protein: MKGRSPASVAQLLDVDRDALLEDWAARVSPLFAPLRLSHAQVVDALPALLDELHTVLVEAEEDPGGQPPHHHSEAAGAHGRQRLRLGADVSLLTREYALLRDCILARAERADLDVSLPQLRVLCTCIDDTLAQAAIPFAFDSAERGHAEAEERERFFQLSPDMFCIAGMDGYFKRVNAYFVHVLGWSEEELYQRPSIDLVHPDDQEATREETRKLSQGIPTLRFQNRFRTRDGDYRWLAWAARPVPELGLIYAAARDITEQKAVAQEREYLLEAVRDSEARFRNMADHAPVMLWITDVQGSTTYVNRGWYAFTGQTEATGLGFGWLDAIHPDDLERTRRTFEEANAIRQPFRMDYRLRGSDGQYRWTVDTGSPRFDAEGHFLGYIGSVIDISDRKQAEMDREALLVRESAARREAEEANQLKDEFLATVSHELRTPLTAILGWVQLLRTGNLTEPRRERALETIERNARSQGQLIEDLLDVSRVVSGKLKLDVEPVELATVVQQALDSVKPAADARGIQVHSTVDTSSSVMGDPHRLQQVVWNLLSNAVKFTPRGGHVRLVVARRDSTVELTVEDTGQGISAAFLPHVFERFRQADSGTTRKTGGLGLGLSIVRHIVEMHGGTVTAASDGEGRGSAFTVRLPLSATLRRDPAMPPSPRPPAPAPVRVPPPELGGVRVLVVDDEEDARELLRTLLEDSGAQVVTAGSAEEGLRVLQAEHPDVLVSDIGMPGTDGYGFIERVRTLSPARGGRTPAVAITAYARSEDRTRVLRAGFQSHVPKPVEPGELLAVLASLAGRYPSPPKA; encoded by the coding sequence ATGAAGGGCCGTTCCCCCGCGTCCGTGGCCCAGCTGCTGGACGTGGACCGCGACGCGCTCCTGGAGGACTGGGCCGCGCGGGTGTCGCCCCTCTTCGCCCCCCTGCGCCTGTCGCATGCTCAGGTGGTCGATGCCCTGCCCGCCCTGCTCGATGAGCTCCACACCGTGCTCGTGGAGGCCGAGGAGGACCCCGGCGGACAGCCCCCGCACCACCACAGCGAAGCCGCTGGCGCCCATGGCCGCCAGCGCCTGCGCCTGGGCGCCGACGTGTCCCTGCTCACGCGCGAATACGCGCTGCTGCGCGACTGCATCCTGGCGCGGGCCGAACGCGCGGACCTGGACGTGTCCCTGCCTCAACTGCGCGTGCTCTGCACCTGCATCGACGACACGCTGGCCCAAGCCGCCATCCCCTTCGCGTTCGACAGCGCCGAACGCGGCCACGCCGAGGCCGAGGAGCGCGAGCGCTTCTTCCAGCTGTCCCCCGACATGTTCTGCATCGCGGGCATGGACGGATACTTCAAGCGCGTGAACGCGTACTTCGTCCACGTGCTCGGGTGGAGCGAAGAGGAGCTCTACCAGCGCCCCTCCATCGACCTGGTCCACCCCGACGACCAGGAGGCCACGCGTGAAGAGACGCGCAAGCTGTCCCAGGGCATCCCCACCCTGCGCTTCCAGAACCGCTTCCGCACCCGCGACGGCGACTACCGGTGGCTCGCGTGGGCCGCGCGCCCCGTGCCCGAGCTGGGCCTCATCTACGCCGCCGCGCGCGACATCACCGAGCAGAAGGCCGTGGCCCAGGAGCGCGAATACCTGCTGGAGGCCGTGCGCGACAGCGAGGCCCGCTTCCGCAACATGGCGGACCACGCCCCCGTCATGCTCTGGATCACGGACGTGCAGGGCTCCACGACCTACGTGAACCGGGGCTGGTATGCCTTCACCGGCCAGACCGAGGCCACGGGCCTGGGCTTCGGCTGGCTGGACGCCATCCACCCCGATGACCTGGAGCGCACGCGGCGCACCTTCGAGGAGGCCAACGCCATCCGCCAGCCCTTCCGCATGGACTACCGGCTGCGCGGCAGCGACGGGCAGTACCGGTGGACCGTGGACACCGGCTCGCCCCGCTTCGACGCGGAGGGGCACTTCCTGGGCTACATCGGCAGCGTCATCGACATCTCCGACCGCAAGCAGGCGGAGATGGACCGCGAAGCGCTGCTCGTGCGCGAGAGCGCCGCGCGCCGCGAGGCCGAGGAGGCCAACCAGCTCAAGGACGAGTTCCTCGCCACCGTCAGCCACGAGCTGCGCACGCCCCTCACCGCCATCCTGGGCTGGGTGCAGCTGCTGCGCACCGGCAACCTCACCGAGCCGCGCCGCGAGCGCGCGCTGGAGACCATCGAGCGCAACGCGCGCTCACAGGGGCAGCTCATCGAGGACCTGCTCGACGTCAGCCGCGTCGTGTCCGGCAAGCTCAAGCTGGACGTGGAGCCCGTGGAGCTGGCCACGGTGGTGCAGCAGGCGCTCGACTCCGTGAAGCCCGCCGCGGACGCGCGCGGCATCCAGGTGCACTCCACGGTGGACACCTCCAGCAGCGTGATGGGTGACCCGCACCGGCTCCAGCAGGTGGTGTGGAACCTGCTGTCCAACGCGGTGAAGTTCACGCCCCGGGGCGGCCACGTGCGGCTGGTGGTGGCGCGGCGCGACTCCACCGTGGAGCTCACCGTGGAGGACACCGGCCAGGGCATCTCCGCCGCCTTCCTGCCGCACGTCTTCGAGCGCTTCCGCCAGGCCGACAGCGGCACCACGCGCAAGACGGGCGGCCTGGGGCTGGGGCTGTCCATCGTGCGGCACATCGTGGAGATGCACGGCGGCACCGTCACCGCCGCCAGCGACGGCGAGGGCCGGGGCTCCGCCTTCACCGTGCGGCTGCCCCTGTCCGCCACCCTGCGGCGCGACCCCGCCATGCCGCCGTCGCCGAGACCGCCCGCGCCGGCCCCGGTGCGCGTGCCCCCGCCGGAGCTGGGCGGCGTGCGCGTGCTCGTGGTGGATGACGAAGAGGACGCGCGGGAGCTGCTGCGCACGCTCCTGGAGGACAGCGGCGCCCAGGTGGTGACCGCGGGCTCCGCGGAAGAGGGGCTCCGCGTGCTCCAGGCGGAACATCCGGACGTGCTCGTCTCCGACATCGGCATGCCCGGCACGGACGGCTATGGCTTCATCGAGCGCGTGCGCACGCTGTCCCCCGCCAGGGGAGGCCGCACCCCGGCGGTGGCCATCACCGCCTACGCCCGCTCCGAGGACCGCACCCGCGTGCTGCGCGCCGGCTTCCAGAGCCACGTGCCCAAGCCCGTGGAGCCCGGGGAGCTGCTCGCCGTGCTCGCGTCGCTCGCGGGCCGCTACCCCTCGCCCCCCAAGGCGTGA
- a CDS encoding tetratricopeptide repeat protein: protein MNSLETLLAQGQVAQARAEAEKLLAKNPNHRDALVVMAKLALVENKVPQAEGLLAKAEAQGATAETGLVRANIAAQKGQLDAALKAYQGVLAVEPQRAEAHFGKGMMLIKQDKAAAALEALSQAAKLAPQNPVFRYRLGQVQLEAGKTDAGLATLREVLTLAPRFVPAYLSLSHALSAQEKLVEARKVLEQGLKAVPNQPRLLASVTVLSMALRDLRTSYQAASTLAAQRPKDADAQANLAQLMLARGQIEQARHLCQTMASLGVASESLKMAEATCFEAQEPPAYDKAIAAYEQGMSIAPDGWRAANNLGQLLLRIPAEPANANLPRAVTVLEEAVRRAPDRPEPLLNLALAQARLGQEPKAKELVQKVLAMPLAEDTELHEEAVRLSQALAKA from the coding sequence ATGAACTCTCTGGAAACCCTCCTCGCGCAGGGCCAGGTCGCCCAGGCCAGGGCCGAGGCCGAGAAGCTCCTCGCGAAGAACCCCAACCACCGCGACGCGCTGGTGGTGATGGCCAAGCTGGCGCTGGTGGAGAACAAGGTCCCCCAGGCCGAAGGGCTGCTCGCCAAGGCGGAGGCCCAGGGCGCCACGGCGGAGACGGGCCTCGTCCGCGCGAACATCGCCGCCCAGAAGGGCCAGCTGGACGCCGCCCTCAAGGCCTACCAGGGCGTGCTCGCGGTGGAGCCCCAACGCGCGGAGGCCCACTTCGGCAAGGGCATGATGCTGATCAAGCAGGACAAGGCCGCCGCCGCGCTGGAGGCGCTGTCCCAGGCCGCGAAGCTCGCGCCCCAGAACCCGGTGTTCCGCTACCGGCTGGGCCAGGTGCAGCTGGAGGCGGGCAAGACGGACGCCGGCCTCGCCACGCTGCGCGAGGTGCTCACGCTGGCGCCGCGCTTCGTGCCCGCGTACCTGAGCCTGTCGCACGCGCTGTCCGCCCAGGAGAAGCTGGTGGAGGCGCGCAAGGTGCTGGAGCAGGGCCTGAAGGCGGTGCCCAACCAGCCGCGGCTGCTCGCGTCCGTGACGGTGCTGTCCATGGCGCTGCGAGACCTGCGCACGTCCTACCAGGCGGCCTCCACGCTCGCGGCCCAGCGCCCGAAGGACGCGGACGCCCAGGCGAACCTCGCGCAGCTGATGCTGGCGCGCGGCCAGATTGAACAGGCCCGCCACCTCTGCCAGACCATGGCGTCCCTGGGCGTGGCCAGCGAGTCCCTGAAGATGGCGGAGGCCACCTGCTTCGAGGCGCAGGAGCCGCCCGCGTACGACAAGGCCATCGCCGCGTACGAGCAGGGCATGAGCATCGCGCCGGACGGCTGGCGCGCGGCGAACAACCTGGGCCAGCTGCTCCTGCGCATCCCCGCGGAGCCGGCCAACGCGAACCTGCCGCGCGCGGTGACGGTGCTGGAGGAGGCCGTGCGCCGCGCCCCGGACCGCCCGGAGCCGCTGCTCAACCTGGCGCTCGCGCAGGCGCGCCTGGGCCAGGAGCCGAAGGCGAAGGAGCTGGTGCAGAAGGTGCTCGCCATGCCGCTGGCGGAGGACACCGAGCTGCACGAGGAGGCCGTGCGCCTCTCGCAGGCGCTGGCCAAGGCCTGA
- a CDS encoding NmrA/HSCARG family protein gives MPVDFSITVLVTGATGQQGGAVLRKLADRGHHVVALVRDVDAPSARALRRPGVTLAQGDFDDPTSLESAMRGVDAVYAMATPFGGGGVDAELQHGKNLADAAKRSNVRHFVYSSVAGASELTGIPHFDSKHAVELYLRRRDMPFTILGPAFFMENLLRSPTYDLLAKGTLALGLPATRGLQMVAVEDLAGFALYVLSDPERFIGERIDVASDEVTGQQAAALLSMVSGHRINFEQIPLAQLRQQSEDLAAMFEWLDRVGYHADILTLRNSYPRVGWQKFEEWARHQVWDFVSAPSYLEEAAQPVTPQP, from the coding sequence ATGCCCGTGGATTTCTCCATCACCGTGCTCGTCACTGGCGCCACCGGCCAGCAGGGCGGCGCCGTCCTCCGCAAGCTGGCGGACCGGGGCCACCACGTGGTGGCGCTGGTGCGCGACGTGGACGCCCCCTCGGCCCGGGCCCTGCGCCGGCCCGGCGTCACCCTGGCCCAGGGGGACTTCGACGACCCGACTTCCCTGGAGAGCGCCATGCGCGGCGTGGACGCCGTCTACGCCATGGCCACGCCCTTTGGCGGAGGCGGCGTGGACGCGGAGCTCCAGCACGGCAAGAACCTGGCGGACGCGGCGAAGCGCTCCAACGTGAGGCACTTCGTGTACTCGTCCGTGGCGGGCGCGTCCGAGCTCACGGGCATCCCGCACTTCGACAGCAAGCACGCCGTCGAGCTGTACCTGCGGCGGCGCGACATGCCCTTCACCATCCTGGGCCCCGCCTTCTTCATGGAGAACCTCCTCCGCTCGCCCACGTACGACCTGCTGGCGAAGGGGACGCTGGCCCTGGGGCTGCCCGCGACGCGCGGCCTGCAGATGGTGGCGGTGGAGGACCTGGCCGGCTTCGCGCTGTACGTGCTGAGTGACCCGGAGCGCTTCATCGGCGAGCGCATCGACGTCGCCTCCGACGAGGTGACGGGCCAGCAGGCCGCCGCGCTGCTCTCCATGGTGAGCGGCCACCGCATCAACTTCGAACAGATTCCCCTGGCCCAGCTCCGGCAGCAGAGCGAGGACCTGGCGGCCATGTTCGAGTGGCTCGACCGCGTGGGCTACCACGCGGACATCCTCACCCTGCGCAACAGCTACCCGCGCGTGGGCTGGCAGAAGTTCGAGGAGTGGGCGCGCCACCAGGTCTGGGACTTCGTCTCCGCGCCCTCGTACCTCGAAGAGGCCGCGCAGCCGGTGACGCCCCAGCCCTGA